One Calditrichota bacterium DNA window includes the following coding sequences:
- a CDS encoding thioredoxin family protein: MGAITTVTISGRPVGLIGVEEALAEAKVRRFAHDEEVKTFLLAAIKAENYVPPQKEAEYGEALLKLYRKAMGMAVAEDESSPGLVIRVLGPGCTFCERMTADILAILAEMGVAADFQHVRDLKDIARFGLVPTPALVINGKVVAAGRAPSRTQLKAMIEQAIGGALDR; the protein is encoded by the coding sequence ATGGGAGCCATAACAACCGTCACCATCAGCGGCCGGCCGGTGGGCCTGATTGGGGTGGAAGAGGCGCTAGCCGAGGCAAAGGTACGCCGCTTTGCACACGACGAAGAGGTGAAAACTTTCCTATTGGCGGCTATCAAGGCGGAGAACTACGTTCCCCCACAGAAGGAGGCGGAGTACGGAGAAGCGTTGCTCAAGCTCTATCGCAAAGCTATGGGGATGGCAGTAGCCGAAGACGAGAGTAGTCCCGGTTTGGTCATCCGTGTATTGGGCCCTGGGTGCACCTTCTGCGAGCGCATGACGGCCGATATCCTGGCCATCTTGGCGGAAATGGGGGTCGCGGCCGATTTCCAGCACGTGCGCGACCTGAAGGATATTGCGCGCTTTGGTCTGGTGCCTACGCCAGCCTTGGTTATCAATGGCAAGGTGGTGGCGGCTGGTCGCGCACCCTCACGCACACAACTGAAGGCCATGATTGAACAGGC
- a CDS encoding TM0996/MTH895 family glutaredoxin-like protein, whose amino-acid sequence MTIQVVGPGCPRCDTLERRVYDACAELGLAADIVHVRDLKEYAKLGIVFTPALVVDGKVVLSGRVPSLAELKDLLGKLAGSEA is encoded by the coding sequence TTGACGATTCAGGTTGTTGGTCCGGGGTGTCCCCGCTGCGACACTTTGGAGCGGCGGGTGTACGACGCGTGTGCTGAGCTGGGTCTGGCGGCGGACATCGTGCATGTACGAGATTTGAAAGAATACGCAAAGCTGGGCATCGTCTTTACCCCGGCGCTTGTGGTCGATGGCAAGGTGGTGCTGAGCGGGCGAGTCCCATCGCTTGCTGAGCTGAAGGACCTCCTTGGGAAGCTGGCGGGATCAGAAGCCTGA